One genomic region from Schistocerca piceifrons isolate TAMUIC-IGC-003096 unplaced genomic scaffold, iqSchPice1.1 HiC_scaffold_896, whole genome shotgun sequence encodes:
- the LOC124771134 gene encoding proline-rich protein 36-like, producing MQPCHRPSCCFLIRSTTPSLALSSPRSPFRALARPFEPSLALSSPRSPFRALARPFEPSLALSSPRSPFRALARPFEPSLALSSPRSPFRALARPFEPSLALSSPRSPFRALARPFEPSLALSSPRSPFRALARPFEPSLALSSPRSPFRALARPFEPSLALSSPRSPSLALSSPRSPSLALSSPRSPSLALARPFEPSLALARPFEPSLALSSPRSPSLALSSPRSPFRALARPFEPSLALSSPRSPFRALARPAPPRPRSPCPAPPRPALARPAPPPLARPAPARPPRPAPARPVLPYPARPLPRTILAHPLPCTTLTHSTIPHSPARSPPPSSFARPPAPPFPPLPARSLIPARPPIPARPPIPTLAHLPAPSPVLPLSAHPPLPFPLCPPACSLPPVPHSPAPCPLPPALSPIPHSPAPCPLPPCPLPHSPLARPLPSPCSPLARPLPASPFPTRPPPALPPFPTRPPPALPPFPTRPPPALPPFPTRPPPALPPFAPRPPPALPPFAPRPPPALPPFAPRPPPALSPPALSPVRPSPAPCPLSRSPLARPLPSLPFAPRPPPALSPVRPSPAPCPLSRSPLARPLPSLP from the exons ATGCAACCTTGTCATCGCCCCTCCTGCTGTTTCCTCATCAGGTCTACCACT CCCTCGCTCGCCCTTTCGAGCCCTCGCTCGCCCTTTCGAGCCCTCGCTCGCCCTTTCGAGCCCTCGCTCGCCCTTTCGAGCCCTCGCTCGCCCTTTCGAGCCCTCGCTCGCCCTTTCGAGCCCTCGCTCGCCCTTTCGAGCCCTCGCTCGCCCTTTCGAGCCCTCGCTCGCCCTTTCGAGCCCTCGCTCGCCCTTTCGAGCCCTCGCTCGCCCTTTCGAGCCCTCGCTCGCCCTTTCGAGCCCTCGCTCGCCCTTTCGAGCCCTCGCTCGCCCTTTCGAGCCCTCGCTCGCCCTTTCGAGCCCTCGCTCGCCCTTTCGAGCCCTCGCTCGCCCTTTCGAGCCCTCGCTCGCCCTTTCGAGCCCTCGCTCGCCCTTTCGAGCCCTCGCTCGCCCTTTCGAGCCCTCGCTCGCCCTTTCGAGCCCTCGCTCGCCCTTTCGAGCCCTCGCTCGCCCTCGCTCGCCCTTTCGAGCCCTCGCTCGCCCTCGCTCGCCCTTTCGAGCCCTCGCTCGCCCTCGCTCGCCCTCGCTCGCCCTTTCGAGCCCTCGCTCGCCCTCGCTCGCCCTTTCGAGCCCTCGCTCGCCCTTTCGAGCCCTCGCTCGCCCTCGCTCGCCCTTTCGAGCCCTCGCTCGCCCTTTCGAGCCCTCGCTCGCCCTTTCGAGCCCTCGCTCGCCCTTTCGAGCCCTCGCTCGCCCTTTCGAGCCCTCGCTCGCCCTGCCCCGCCCCGCCCTCGCTCGCcctgccccgccccgccccgccccgccctcGCTCGCCCCGCCCCGCCCCCGCTCGCCCGCCCCGCCCCCGCtcgcccgccccgccccgcccccgcTCGCCCCGTCCTGCCCTACCCCGCCCGCCCGCTTCCCCGTACCATCCTCGCCCACCCACTCCCGTGCACCACCCTCACCCACTCCACCATACCGCACTCACCAGCCCGCTCACCACCTCCCTCCTCGTTTGCCCGTCCGCCCGCTCCCCCATTCCCGCCCTTGCCCGCCCGGTCCCTCATTCCCGCCCGGCCCCCCATTCCCGCCCGGCCCCCCATTCCCACCCTTGCCCACCTGCCTGCCCCCTCCCCCGTTCTCCCTTTGTCTGCCCACCCCCCTCTCCCGTTCCCCCTTTGTCCGCCCGCCTGCTCCCTTCCCCCCGTTCCCCACTCGCCCGCCCCCTGCCCTCTCCCCCCTGCCCTCTCCCCCATTCCCCACTCGCCCGCCCCCTGCCCTCTCCCCCCCTGCCCTCTCCCCCATTCCCCACTCGCCCGCCCCCTGCCCTCCCCCTGTTCCCCACTCGCCCGCCCCCTGCCTGCTTCCCCATTCCCCACTCGCCCGCCCCCTGCCCTCCCCCCGTTCCCCACTCGCCCGCCCCCTGCCCTCCCCCCGTTCCCCACTCGCCCGCCCCCTGCCCTCCCCCCGTTCCCCACTCGCCCGCCCCCTGCCCTCCCCCCGTTCGCCCCTCGCCCGCCCCCTGCCCTCCCCCCGTTCGCCCCTCGCCCGCCCCCTGCCCTCCCCCCGTTCGCCCCTCGCCCGCCCCCTGCCCTCTCCCCCCCTGCCCTCTCCCCCGTTCGCCCCTCGCCCGCCCCCTGCCCTCTCTCCCGTTCGCCCCTCGCCCGCCCCCTGCCCTCTCTCCCGTTCGCCCCTCGCCCGCCCCCTGCCCTCTCTCCCGTTCGCCCCTCGCCCGCCCCCTGCCCTCTCTCCCGTTCGCCCCTCGCCCGCCCCCTGCCCTCGCTCCC
- the LOC124771135 gene encoding glycine-rich cell wall structural protein 1.0-like: protein MEGFKEEADGGKGDNEDAEGGWQRRRGGGWQRRRGGGGNDDAGGGGNEDAGGGGNEDAGGGGNDDAGGWGNDDAGGGGNDDAGGGGNDDAGGGGNDDAGGGGNDDAGGGGNDDAGGGGNDDAEGGGNDDAEGGGNDDAEGGGSDDAEGGGSDDAEGGGSDDAEGGGGDDAEGGGGDDAEGGGRRRGGRGATTRREGGDDAEGGGRRRGGRGATTRREGGDDAEGGGRRRGGRGATTRREGGDDAEGGGRRRGGWGNDAEGGGNDDAEGGGNDDAEGGGNDDVEGGGNDDGGDGSGKDGDSSGKDRDASSKDNGAGNKKRGDSIKDSGESNEDTDGTNKDSGGINEDKGDSNKDMGGRNNVSNGQIWG, encoded by the exons ATGGAGGGGTTCAAAGAGGAAGCGGAT GGAGGGAAAGGGGACAATGAGGACGCGGAGGGAGGGTGGCAACGACGACGCGGAGGGGGGTGGCAACGACGACGCGGAGGGGGCGGCAACGACGACGCGGGGGGAGGGGGCAACGAAGACGCGGGGGGAGGGGGCAACGAAGACGCGGGGGGAGGGGGCAACGACGACGCGGGGGGATGGGGCAACGACGACGCGGGGGGAGGGGGCAACGACGACGCGGGGGGAGGGGGCAACGACGACGCGGGGGGAGGGGGCAACGACGACGCGGGGGGAGGGGGCAACGACGACGCGGGGGGAGGGGGCAACGACGACGCGGGGGGAGGGGGCAACGACGACGCGGAGGGAGGGGGCAACGACGACGCGGAGGGAGGGGGCAACGACGACGCGGAGGGAGGGGGCAGCGACGACGCGGAGGGAGGGGGCAGCGACGACGCGGAGGGAGGGGGCAGCGACGACGCGGAGGGAGGGGGCGGCGACgacgcggagggaggggggggcgacGACGCGGAGGGAGGGGGGCGACGACGCGGAGGGAGGGGGGCGACGACGCGGAGGGAGGGGGGCGACGACGCGGAGGGAGGGGGGCGACGACGCGGAGGGAGGGGGGCGACGACGCGGAGGGAGGGGGGCGACGACGCGGAGGGAGGGGGGCGACGACGCGGAGGGAGGGGGGCGACGACGCGGAGGGAGGGGGGCGACGACGCGGAGGGAGGGGGGCGACGACGCGGAGGGTGGGGCAACGACGCGGAGGGAGGGGGCAACGACGATGCGGAGGGAGGGGGCAACGACGATGCGGAGGGAGGGGGCAACGACGATGTGGAGGGAGGGGGCAACGACGac GGCGGAGACGGTAGCGGCAAGGACGGAGACAGTAGCGGCAAGGACAGAGATGCTAGCAGCAAGGACAATGGAGCAGGCAACAAGAAGAGAGGTGATAGCATCAAGGACAGTGGAGAGAGTAATGAGGATACTGATGGCACAAACAAGGACAGTGGAGGGATCAATGAGGACAAGGGTGACAGCAACAAGGACATGGGAGGAAGAAACAACGTCAGCAATGGACAAATTTGGGGATGA
- the LOC124771136 gene encoding glycine-rich cell wall structural protein 1.8-like, producing MRQDAGKEERKGRGKMRARRRERDEARCRRGGDKGTRQDAGKEEIWGRGRMWARRREGDKARVGERRRGKEAGGGERRREAGKGCGRWGKEAGGGAGSGEWRGREGRVAGQGGANGGAGRGECRGKGKGREAGKGTGREAGKGTGREAGRGDGTRGGARGRDERRGEGTGREAGRGDGTRGGARGRDERRGEGTGREAGRGDGTRGGARGRDERRGEGTGREAGRGDGARGGARGRDERRGEGTGREAGRGDGTRGGARGRDERRGEGTGREAGRGDGTRGGARGRDERRGEGATRGRGERRGKGATRGRGERRGKGARGGARGRQAGQGGERRGKGEARGRGKGAGREAGQGGGARGGARGRGERTTRGRGERRGKGVTRGRGERRGKGTGREAGPGGDEGTGREEGQGGDEGTGREAGQGGDKGTRREAWQGGERRGKGATGGARGREAGQGGEARGRGKGAGREAGQGGGARGGARGRGERTTRGRGERRGKGVTRGRGERRGKGTGREAGPGGDEGTGQEEGQGGDEGTGREAGQGGDKGTGREAGQGGDKGTGREAGQGGDKGTGREAGQGGDKGTGREAGQGGDKGAGRGQGGREGTRGQGGDKGARRRQGGNKGARRRQGGKGGARGRRGGKGATRGQGGKGGQGGRRGGKVARGGKGATRGQGGDEGARGRRGGKGATRGQGGDEGARGRRGGKGATRGQGGDEGARGRRGGKGATRRQGGDEEARGRRGGKGATRRQGGDEEARGRRGGGKWASRRQGGKEATRGQGGDKGARRRQGGKEATSGQGGDKWARRRQVGKEATSGQGGDKWASRRQVGK from the coding sequence aTGAGGCAAGATGCGGGCAAGGAGGAGAGAAAGGGACGAGGCAAGATGCGGGCAAGGAGGAGAGAAAGGGACGAGGCAAGATGTAGGAGAGGAGGAGATAAGGGGACGAGGCAAGATGCAGGCAAGGAGGAGATATGGGGACGAGGCAGGATGTGGGCAAGGAGGAGAGAAGGGGACAAGGCGAGAGTTGGGGAAAGGAGGCGGGGAAAGGAGGCGGGAGGCGGGGAAAGGAGGCGGGAGGCGGGGAAAGGATGCGGGAGGTGGGGCAAGGAGGCGGGAGGCGGGGCAGGGAGCGGCGAGTGGCGGGGCAGGGAGGGGCGAGTGGCGGGGCAGGGAGGGGCGAATGGCGGAGCAGGGAGGGGAGAGTGTCGGGGCAAGGGGAAGGGACGAGAGGCGGGCAAGGGGACGGGACGAGAGGCGGGCAAGGGGACGGGACGAGAGGCGGGCCGAGGGGACGGTACGAGAGGCGGGGCGAGGGGACGAGACGAGAGGCGGGGCGAGGGGACGGGACGAGAGGCGGGGCGAGGGGACGGGACGAGAGGCGGGGCGAGGGGACGGGACGAGAGGCGGGGCGAGGGGACGGGACGAGAGGCGGGGCGAGGGGACGGGACGAGAGGCGGGGCGAGGGGACGGGACGAGAGGCGGGGCGAGGGGACGGGACGAGAGGCGGGGCGAGGGGACGGGGCGAGAGGCGGGGCGAGGGGACGGGACGAGAGGCGGGGCGAGGGGACGGGACGAGAGGCGGGGCGAGGGGACGGGACGAGAGGCGGGGCGAGGGGACGGGACGAGAGGCGGGGCGAGGGGACGGGACGAGAGGCGGGGCGAGGGGACGGGACGAGAGGCGGGGCGAGGGGACGGGACGAGAGGCGGGGCGAGGGGGCGACAAGGGGACGAGGCGAGAGGCGTGGCAAGGGGGCGACAAGGGGACGAGGCGAGAGGCGTGGCAAGGGGGCGAGAGGCGGGGCAAGGGGGCGACAGGCGGGGCAAGGGGGCGAGAGGCGGGGCAAGGGGGAAGCGAGGGGGCGGGGCAAGGGGGCGGGGCGAGAGGCGGGGCAAGGGGGCGGGGCGAGAGGCGGGGCAAGGGGGCGGGGCGAGAGGACGACGAGGGGACGGGGTGAGAGGCGGGGCAAGGGGGTGACGAGGGGACGGGGCGAGAGGCGGGGCAAGGGGACGGGCCGAGAGGCGGGGCCAGGGGGCGACGAGGGGACGGGGCGAGAGGAGGGGCAAGGGGGCGACGAGGGGACGGGGCGAGAGGCGGGGCAAGGGGGCGACAAGGGGACGAGGCGAGAGGCGTGGCAAGGGGGCGAGAGGCGGGGCAAGGGGGCGACAGGCGGGGCAAGGGGGCGAGAGGCGGGGCAAGGGGGCGAAGCGAGGGGGCGGGGCAAGGGGGCGGGGCGAGAGGCGGGGCAAGGGGGCGGGGCGAGAGGCGGGGCAAGGGGGCGGGGCGAGAGGACGACGAGGGGACGGGGTGAGAGGCGGGGCAAGGGGGTGACGAGGGGACGGGGCGAGAGGCGGGGCAAGGGGACGGGCCGAGAGGCGGGGCCAGGGGGCGACGAGGGGACGGGGCAAGAGGAGGGGCAAGGGGGCGACGAGGGGACGGGGCGAGAGGCGGGGCAAGGTGGCGACAAGGGGACGGGGCGAGAGGCGGGGCAAGGTGGCGACAAGGGGACGGGGCGAGAGGCGGGGCAAGGGGGTGACAAGGGGACGGGGCGAGAGGCGGGGCAAGGGGGCGACAAGGGGACGGGGCGAGAGGCGGGGCAGGGAGGAGACAAGGGGGCAGGGAGGGGACAAGGGGGCAGGGAGGGGACAAGGGGGCAAGGAGGCGACAAGGGGGCAAGGAGGCGACAAGGGGGCAACAAGGGGGCAAGGAGGCGACAAGGTGGCAAGGGGGGGGCAAGGGGGCGACGAGGGGGCAAGGGGGCGACGAGGGGGCAAGGTGGCAAGGGGGGGCAAGGGGGGCGACGAGGGGGCAAGGTGGCAAGGGGGGGCAAGGGGGCGACGAGGGGGCAAGGGGGCGACGAGGGGGCAAGGGGGCGACGAGGGGGCAAGGGGGCGACGAGGGGGCAAGGGGGCGACGAGGGGGCAAGGGGGCGACGAGGGGGCAAGGGGGCGACGAGGGGGCAAGGGGGCGACGAGGGGGCAAGGGGGCGACGAGGGGGCAAGGGGGCGACGAGGAGGCAAGGGGGCGACGAGGAGGCAAGGGGGCGACGAGGAGGCAAGGGGGCGACGAGGAGGCAAGGGGGCGACGAGGAGGCAAGGGGGCGACGAGGAGGCGGCAAGTGGGCAAGTCGGCGACAAGGTGGCAAGGAGGCGACAAGGGGGCAAGGAGGCGACAAGGGGGCAAGGAGGCGACAAGGGGGCAAGGAGGCGACAAGTGGGCAAGGAGGCGACAAGTGGGCAAGGAGGCGACAAGTGGGCAAGGAGGCGACAAGTGGGCAAGGAGGCGACAAGTGGGCAAGTAGGCGACAAGTGGGCAAGTAG